In Streptomyces showdoensis, a single genomic region encodes these proteins:
- a CDS encoding SWIM zinc finger family protein, with protein MSTELLPPVAPDVLADAVEQLSARLRKKLDAAIASCGGQSTTATGGTVEVHFGEDTKVTLRPGPSGVVTGAEQAVCSCLLSPRCLHRAAVLGAAPLAEGQEDAAEGEPSNTDGADPLADDGPGTDSTAEAPAPGLPSPGSPLAETASATLTPAQVRAATALWTAAAEALSAGVTAGGAVVQAELLRAAHTARLAALPRAEAAALRVVRGLRAARERSGGQRLGDLADGFRELLAAAALLSSGSADAGAAGSARRAYEQGGSLRVYGLCREPVLSATGYGGVTTHLVGSDGEAYTVSDVRPGGLARVKGAGSASVALGGAVLDHAGLARGGLRIVGATVSADGRLGAGRGVSATPLRGADWSEDPAAALFARPVREAMAAALADDATQSAERGRTATRLLGCDVEVIGAVGDFVLVRVAADGPLLRLRPAHPHPELPHAANLRRIAEHPGLVLRVLGRPDLDRAATLRPLAVGPVPEATATLRLPDEWKGHADLGYDRLQGEHFPREPIGEAPADPLAIGPDPLADAPLWRVRRLLETGVAGGRRAVAEAGRGTDTSSLVTRLTRAGLGGAAHLAQALTTEAGRRPRDPFGRLTDPSADAYARAWLAAAVHLSAAERTLVAASWS; from the coding sequence TTGAGCACCGAACTCCTGCCACCCGTCGCCCCCGACGTCCTCGCCGACGCCGTCGAGCAGCTCAGCGCCCGCCTGCGCAAGAAGCTCGACGCGGCGATCGCGAGCTGCGGCGGCCAGTCCACCACCGCGACCGGCGGAACGGTCGAGGTGCACTTCGGCGAGGACACCAAGGTCACCCTGCGCCCGGGCCCGTCGGGCGTGGTGACCGGAGCCGAACAGGCCGTGTGCTCCTGCCTGCTGTCCCCGCGCTGCCTGCACCGGGCAGCCGTCCTGGGCGCGGCCCCGTTGGCCGAGGGCCAGGAGGACGCGGCGGAGGGCGAGCCGTCGAACACCGACGGGGCCGACCCGCTCGCGGACGACGGCCCGGGCACGGACTCCACGGCGGAGGCCCCGGCGCCTGGGCTGCCCTCGCCGGGTTCGCCCCTCGCCGAGACCGCCTCCGCCACTCTCACCCCGGCACAGGTCCGCGCCGCCACGGCGCTGTGGACCGCCGCCGCCGAAGCACTGTCGGCCGGCGTCACCGCGGGCGGCGCGGTGGTGCAGGCCGAGCTGCTCCGCGCCGCGCACACCGCGCGGCTGGCGGCGCTGCCGCGGGCCGAGGCCGCCGCGCTGCGCGTCGTCCGGGGCCTGAGGGCCGCCCGGGAACGGAGCGGGGGACAGCGCCTCGGCGACCTCGCGGACGGGTTCCGTGAGCTGCTGGCCGCCGCCGCGCTGCTCTCCTCGGGGTCGGCCGACGCCGGCGCGGCGGGTTCCGCGCGGCGGGCGTACGAACAGGGCGGCAGCCTGCGGGTGTACGGCCTGTGCCGGGAGCCGGTGCTGTCCGCGACCGGGTACGGCGGCGTGACGACGCACCTGGTCGGTTCGGACGGCGAGGCGTACACGGTCTCCGACGTCCGTCCGGGCGGCCTGGCCCGGGTGAAGGGCGCGGGCTCGGCGTCCGTGGCGCTCGGGGGTGCCGTACTCGACCATGCCGGGCTGGCGCGCGGGGGGCTGCGGATCGTCGGCGCGACCGTATCGGCGGACGGGCGCCTCGGGGCGGGACGCGGAGTCAGCGCGACGCCGCTGCGCGGGGCGGACTGGTCCGAGGACCCCGCCGCCGCCCTCTTCGCGCGCCCGGTGCGGGAGGCGATGGCCGCCGCGCTGGCCGACGACGCCACACAGTCCGCCGAGCGGGGAAGGACGGCGACGCGTCTGCTGGGCTGCGACGTGGAGGTGATCGGTGCGGTGGGCGACTTCGTCCTCGTCCGGGTCGCCGCCGACGGACCGCTGCTGCGGCTCCGCCCCGCTCACCCCCATCCGGAGCTGCCGCACGCGGCCAACCTGCGCCGGATCGCCGAGCACCCCGGCCTCGTGCTCCGCGTGTTGGGACGTCCCGACCTGGACCGGGCGGCCACGTTGCGGCCGTTGGCCGTCGGACCGGTGCCGGAGGCGACGGCGACCCTGCGGCTGCCGGACGAGTGGAAGGGCCACGCGGACCTGGGCTATGACCGGCTGCAGGGCGAACACTTCCCTCGCGAGCCGATCGGGGAGGCGCCTGCCGACCCGCTCGCCATCGGCCCCGACCCCTTGGCGGACGCGCCCCTGTGGAGGGTGCGGCGCTTGTTGGAGACGGGCGTCGCGGGCGGCCGCCGTGCCGTGGCGGAGGCGGGCCGCGGTACGGACACCTCCTCACTGGTCACCCGCCTCACCCGGGCGGGCCTCGGCGGCGCGGCACACCTCGCACAGGCCCTCACCACGGAGGCGGGCCGCCGCCCCCGAGACCCCTTCGGCCGCCTGACCGACCCTTCGGCCGACGCGTACGCCCGCGCCTGGCTCGCCGCGGCGGTCCATCTGTCGGCCGCGGAGAGAACGCTGGTGGCCGCGTCGTGGTCCTGA
- a CDS encoding protein-disulfide reductase DsbD domain-containing protein → MTTRHPAPRLPRALRTRLARAAAALLAATALTACGQQAESQPPGAATEFHENGVTVRLSVAGWTSSTGTLVATFTPDDAGFHLYSTALPAQGIEGVGRPTAVRPAGSLATAGAMTVDKPVKTIKVPGVRSAVPVYPDGPVTVTLPIRATAPGEAKVLIGYASCSSTEGCTIPVADRAVVLRTAEDGLSFGAS, encoded by the coding sequence ATGACCACCCGGCACCCTGCTCCGCGTCTCCCCCGCGCCCTGCGCACACGCCTCGCCCGCGCCGCAGCCGCGCTGCTCGCGGCCACGGCGCTGACCGCCTGCGGACAGCAGGCCGAGTCGCAGCCCCCGGGCGCGGCGACGGAGTTCCACGAGAACGGCGTGACCGTTCGGCTGAGCGTGGCCGGCTGGACGTCCTCCACGGGCACCCTGGTCGCCACGTTCACCCCCGACGACGCCGGGTTCCACCTCTACAGCACCGCGCTCCCCGCCCAGGGCATCGAAGGCGTCGGGCGGCCCACCGCGGTCCGCCCCGCCGGCTCGCTCGCCACCGCCGGTGCGATGACGGTGGACAAGCCCGTCAAGACCATCAAGGTGCCCGGCGTTCGCAGCGCCGTGCCCGTCTACCCCGACGGCCCCGTCACGGTCACCCTGCCGATCCGGGCGACCGCCCCGGGCGAGGCGAAGGTCCTCATCGGCTATGCGAGCTGCAGCTCGACCGAGGGCTGCACGATCCCCGTGGCCGACCGCGCCGTCGTCCTGCGCACGGCCGAGGACGGCCTGTCGTTCGGCGCCTCCTGA
- a CDS encoding thioredoxin family protein yields the protein MAAHRRKQRSAGLQGLVRASAVTFTVAAAAVATACGGPRSDASQSLSVASAPDAPTDQGISDMEPMEAPTATASPVATASAAPPSRPSSGPSAPVAKHTAAAKAVPRPATTTAAAKPGKRAEPAMRAKPVAQKSASAAGSSGFRTGYPTGGDARAAVKAAVAAARADGKKVLIDFGANWCGNCKAADEVFATKDVGALLDASYHVVKVDIGGDDSAAFSLLSSYCSGEGAYKMPVLVVLDGKGRLLTETYSTGNPDLTDAGLGVFLKKWA from the coding sequence ATGGCCGCACATCGGCGCAAACAACGCTCCGCGGGCCTCCAGGGCCTCGTCCGCGCCTCCGCCGTCACCTTCACGGTCGCCGCCGCTGCCGTCGCCACGGCCTGTGGCGGACCGCGGAGCGACGCCTCGCAGAGCCTGTCCGTGGCCTCGGCCCCGGACGCGCCCACCGACCAGGGCATCAGCGACATGGAGCCCATGGAGGCGCCGACCGCGACCGCCTCCCCCGTCGCCACGGCATCGGCCGCTCCGCCGTCCCGCCCGAGCTCCGGCCCTTCCGCGCCGGTGGCCAAGCACACGGCGGCGGCCAAGGCCGTGCCGCGCCCGGCCACGACGACGGCCGCCGCGAAGCCGGGCAAGCGCGCCGAGCCGGCGATGCGGGCCAAGCCGGTCGCGCAGAAGAGCGCTTCCGCCGCCGGTTCCTCGGGTTTCAGGACCGGCTACCCGACCGGGGGCGACGCCCGAGCGGCGGTCAAGGCCGCTGTCGCCGCGGCCAGGGCCGACGGCAAGAAGGTGCTGATCGACTTCGGCGCCAACTGGTGCGGCAACTGCAAGGCCGCCGACGAGGTCTTCGCCACGAAGGACGTCGGCGCGCTGCTCGACGCCTCGTACCACGTGGTCAAGGTGGACATCGGCGGCGACGACTCCGCCGCCTTCAGCCTTCTGAGCAGCTACTGCTCCGGCGAAGGCGCGTACAAGATGCCCGTCCTCGTCGTCCTCGACGGCAAGGGCAGGCTCCTGACCGAGACGTACTCGACCGGCAACCCCGACCTGACCGACGCCGGCCTCGGCGTGTTCCTGAAGAAGTGGGCCTGA
- a CDS encoding AAA family ATPase produces the protein MIIERAYAHTGPRNDDEWPWSVPCVRDLLAHGVRFTAPVTFLVGENGSGKSTLVEALAEGFGLDSWGGSHNWRYASHRPKSPLGERVRFDAAPRGRAMLGSWATRKGFFLRAETALDALDREGFTPDEVSHGEGFLAAFRGTFHQAGLYVLDEPEAALSFTSCLELLGHIDRLVKSGGQVVCATHSPLLTALPGADIIEVGEHGLRRTTWDRLALVDHWRRYLADPRSYLRHVLD, from the coding sequence ATGATTATCGAACGCGCATACGCACACACGGGCCCGCGCAACGACGACGAGTGGCCCTGGTCCGTTCCTTGCGTGCGCGATCTCCTCGCTCACGGGGTGCGCTTCACCGCTCCGGTGACGTTCCTCGTCGGGGAGAACGGCTCGGGCAAGTCGACTCTGGTCGAGGCCCTCGCCGAAGGCTTCGGCCTGGACTCCTGGGGTGGTTCGCACAACTGGCGCTACGCGAGTCACCGCCCCAAGTCGCCGCTGGGCGAGAGGGTCCGCTTCGACGCGGCGCCGCGTGGGCGGGCCATGCTGGGCAGCTGGGCGACCCGGAAGGGGTTCTTCCTGCGCGCCGAGACGGCGCTGGACGCCCTGGACCGGGAAGGGTTCACGCCGGACGAGGTCAGCCACGGGGAGGGCTTCCTCGCCGCCTTCCGCGGCACGTTCCACCAGGCCGGGCTGTACGTGCTGGACGAGCCCGAGGCCGCGCTCTCGTTCACGTCCTGCCTGGAGCTGCTCGGGCACATCGACCGGCTGGTGAAGAGCGGCGGGCAGGTGGTCTGCGCGACCCACTCACCGCTGCTGACCGCACTGCCCGGCGCGGACATCATCGAGGTCGGAGAGCACGGGCTGCGCCGGACCACGTGGGACCGGCTGGCCCTGGTCGACCACTGGCGCCGCTACCTCGCCGACCCGCGGTCCTACCTCCGGCACGTCCTCGACTGA
- a CDS encoding VOC family protein, producing the protein MANARATTPTAELGGFYPVLATRDVAASREFYTRHLGFEVTFEADWYVSLRRPDAPHYELALLDHTHPTVPEDHRVALRGGLLLNFEVDDVDAEHHRLVTEAGLPEALSLRTETFGQRHFIVAAPDGVLIDVITVVPPSEEFAALYTEA; encoded by the coding sequence ATGGCGAACGCACGCGCGACCACCCCCACGGCCGAGCTCGGTGGCTTCTACCCGGTGCTCGCCACCCGCGACGTCGCCGCCTCGCGCGAGTTCTACACGCGCCATCTCGGGTTCGAGGTGACCTTCGAGGCGGACTGGTACGTCAGCCTGCGCCGCCCCGACGCCCCGCACTACGAACTGGCCCTCCTCGACCACACCCACCCGACCGTCCCCGAGGACCACCGGGTCGCGCTCCGTGGCGGCTTGCTGCTGAACTTCGAGGTGGACGACGTGGACGCCGAACACCACCGGCTCGTGACGGAGGCCGGCCTGCCCGAGGCGCTGTCGCTGCGCACGGAGACCTTCGGCCAGCGGCACTTCATCGTCGCCGCCCCCGACGGCGTGCTGATCGACGTCATCACCGTCGTGCCGCCGAGCGAGGAGTTCGCCGCCCTGTACACCGAGGCCTGA
- a CDS encoding TetR/AcrR family transcriptional regulator — protein sequence MAVNRAEQRAATRRALLTEGRRRFAADGYHHVVLAEVARAAGVTKGAAYHHFDSKAGLFRAVVAEVQQELGERVAATAERYDDLWEQLRAGSRAFLAAGTDPAVRRILLVDAPTVLGWDEWRALDEESSARHLAEALAALASAGIIADQPVEPLARLLSGAMNEGALWIARGGDPQAAEQALDRLLAGLRVAT from the coding sequence ATGGCGGTGAACAGGGCGGAGCAGCGGGCGGCCACGCGGCGGGCGCTGCTGACCGAGGGGCGGCGCCGGTTCGCCGCCGACGGGTACCACCACGTGGTGCTGGCCGAGGTGGCGCGCGCCGCGGGGGTCACCAAGGGGGCTGCCTACCACCACTTCGACAGCAAGGCGGGACTCTTCCGGGCCGTCGTCGCCGAGGTCCAGCAGGAACTGGGGGAGCGGGTCGCGGCCACGGCCGAGCGGTACGACGACCTCTGGGAGCAACTACGGGCCGGCTCCCGGGCCTTCCTGGCCGCGGGAACCGACCCCGCGGTCCGGCGGATCCTGCTGGTCGACGCACCGACCGTCCTGGGCTGGGACGAATGGCGGGCCCTGGACGAGGAGTCCTCGGCCCGGCACCTCGCCGAAGCGCTGGCGGCGCTCGCCTCGGCCGGAATCATCGCCGATCAGCCGGTGGAGCCCCTGGCCCGCCTGCTCTCCGGAGCGATGAACGAGGGCGCGCTCTGGATCGCGCGGGGCGGGGACCCGCAGGCCGCGGAGCAGGCGCTCGACCGGCTCCTGGCCGGGCTGCGCGTCGCGACCTGA
- a CDS encoding VOC family protein: MDITIHTTALPHDDPDASLAFYRDVLGFEVRSDVGQGKMRWITVGPAGQPGTSILLAPPAADPGITEDERRTITEMMAKGTYGWILLATPDLDAVFEKVQAGDTEVVQEPTEQPYGVRDCAFRDPAGNLVRIQELS, translated from the coding sequence ATGGACATCACCATTCACACGACCGCCCTCCCGCACGACGACCCGGACGCGTCGCTCGCCTTCTACCGCGACGTCCTCGGCTTCGAGGTCCGCAGCGATGTCGGGCAGGGCAAGATGCGGTGGATCACGGTCGGCCCGGCCGGTCAGCCCGGAACGTCGATCCTCCTGGCGCCGCCCGCCGCCGATCCCGGCATCACCGAGGACGAACGCCGCACCATCACCGAGATGATGGCCAAGGGCACCTACGGCTGGATCCTGCTGGCCACGCCTGACCTCGACGCCGTGTTCGAGAAGGTCCAGGCCGGCGACACCGAGGTCGTCCAGGAGCCCACGGAGCAGCCGTACGGCGTCCGCGACTGCGCGTTCCGCGACCCCGCGGGCAACCTGGTCCGCATCCAGGAACTGAGCTGA
- a CDS encoding helix-turn-helix transcriptional regulator: MCKPEWRRARVQAQRLVDLARLRRVRDRIDREYARPLDVEALARDANMPAGHLSRQFRAAYGESPYAYLMTRRVERAAALLRRGDLGVTEVCFVVGCASPGTFTTRFTELVGMSPGAFRRQAAGAAIVLEGMPACVAKAVSRLVRIREARAVGRALA; this comes from the coding sequence ATGTGCAAGCCGGAATGGCGGCGTGCGCGCGTCCAGGCACAGCGCCTGGTCGATCTCGCGCGGTTGCGCCGCGTCCGCGACCGGATCGACAGGGAGTACGCGCGACCGCTCGACGTGGAAGCGCTCGCCCGCGATGCGAACATGCCCGCCGGGCATCTGAGCCGGCAGTTCCGGGCCGCGTACGGCGAGTCCCCGTACGCGTACCTGATGACGCGTCGCGTCGAGCGGGCGGCGGCCCTGCTGCGGCGGGGCGACCTCGGTGTCACCGAGGTCTGCTTCGTGGTCGGCTGCGCGTCGCCGGGCACGTTCACCACTCGTTTCACCGAGCTGGTCGGCATGTCGCCCGGGGCCTTCCGGCGCCAGGCGGCGGGGGCGGCGATCGTGCTGGAAGGGATGCCGGCGTGCGTGGCGAAGGCGGTCTCCAGACTGGTCAGGATTCGAGAAGCGCGGGCGGTGGGCCGGGCCCTAGCGTGA
- a CDS encoding glyoxalase, protein MATTPSSVSLVSLFCVALEVADLDAAHRFYTAFGVAGRLQLRASQAPTSGFRGFALALTVSGPSTVDAFVEAAVAAGATVVKPAAKSLWGYGGVVQAPDGTIWKLATSAKKDDGVATREIDEMVLLLGVEDVKATREFYVGRGLSVAKSFGGKYAEFTAAASSPVKLALYKHRGLAKEVGVPVEGGGSHRIVLGGTGASFTDPDGFVWETAASLAATPS, encoded by the coding sequence ATGGCAACCACCCCTTCCTCAGTGTCCCTCGTGTCCCTCTTCTGCGTCGCCCTCGAGGTGGCCGACCTGGACGCCGCCCACCGCTTCTACACGGCCTTCGGCGTGGCCGGCCGTCTGCAGCTGCGGGCCTCGCAGGCGCCGACCAGCGGCTTCCGGGGTTTCGCCCTGGCGCTGACGGTGTCGGGGCCCTCCACCGTCGACGCGTTCGTCGAGGCGGCGGTGGCCGCCGGTGCGACGGTCGTGAAGCCCGCGGCGAAGTCGCTGTGGGGCTACGGCGGTGTCGTGCAGGCCCCGGACGGCACGATCTGGAAGCTGGCGACCTCGGCGAAGAAGGACGACGGCGTGGCCACCCGGGAGATCGACGAGATGGTCCTGCTGCTGGGTGTCGAGGACGTGAAGGCGACCCGGGAGTTCTACGTCGGCCGGGGGCTGAGCGTGGCGAAGAGCTTCGGCGGCAAGTACGCGGAGTTCACGGCCGCAGCGTCCAGCCCGGTGAAGCTGGCGCTGTACAAGCACCGGGGCCTGGCCAAGGAGGTCGGCGTCCCGGTCGAGGGCGGCGGCTCGCACCGCATCGTCCTGGGCGGCACCGGCGCCTCCTTCACCGACCCCGACGGATTCGTCTGGGAGACCGCCGCCTCCCTCGCGGCCACGCCGTCCTGA
- a CDS encoding VOC family protein, translated as MKAHVSSILLGVRDLDRAKQFYTEGLGWKIENDYGVSVFFESDGASPVGFYSREGLAGQVGTDPEGSGFSGLVLTYVVRSEARVEEIMAEAHKAGATILKPAGALPWGGYGGTFADPEGYVWSLGYSDSGPDQPYAE; from the coding sequence ATGAAGGCACACGTCAGCTCGATCCTCCTCGGTGTCCGGGACCTGGACCGCGCCAAGCAGTTCTACACCGAGGGCCTCGGCTGGAAGATCGAGAACGACTACGGCGTCTCCGTGTTCTTCGAGTCGGACGGCGCCTCGCCGGTCGGCTTCTACAGCCGCGAGGGCCTCGCCGGCCAGGTCGGCACGGATCCCGAAGGCAGCGGCTTCAGCGGACTGGTGCTCACCTACGTCGTCCGCAGCGAGGCACGGGTCGAGGAGATCATGGCCGAGGCGCACAAGGCCGGTGCCACGATCCTCAAGCCCGCCGGCGCTCTGCCGTGGGGCGGGTACGGCGGCACCTTCGCCGACCCGGAAGGCTACGTCTGGAGCCTCGGCTACAGCGACTCGGGACCCGACCAGCCCTACGCCGAGTAG
- a CDS encoding YdeI/OmpD-associated family protein, with the protein MKFRSQVEPPEPMRGLEVPPEVVAALGGGARPPVTITVNGHSWKSRVAILRGRHLLGLSIANRRAAGVEIGEEVEVELELDTEPRVVAEPPDFARALDDDPLARAAYDDLTQSRKREHVRAVESAKKPETRRRRIEKVIATLRG; encoded by the coding sequence ATGAAGTTCAGGTCCCAGGTCGAGCCGCCCGAGCCCATGCGGGGCCTGGAGGTCCCGCCCGAGGTGGTGGCGGCGCTCGGCGGCGGCGCGCGGCCGCCGGTGACGATCACGGTCAACGGGCATTCCTGGAAGAGCCGGGTCGCCATCCTGCGCGGCCGCCACCTGCTCGGCCTCAGCATCGCCAACCGCCGGGCCGCGGGCGTCGAGATCGGCGAGGAGGTCGAGGTCGAGCTGGAGCTCGACACCGAGCCGCGCGTCGTCGCCGAGCCCCCGGACTTCGCCCGAGCCCTGGACGACGATCCGCTCGCCCGCGCCGCGTACGACGACCTCACCCAGAGCCGCAAGCGCGAGCACGTACGCGCCGTCGAGAGCGCGAAGAAGCCCGAGACGCGCCGGCGGCGCATCGAGAAGGTCATCGCCACCCTGCGGGGCTGA
- a CDS encoding DoxX family protein, which yields MSKRLMTVLYWFLALEFALGAVTKCWPGDTIFSSAYSTKFEEWGYPSWMRFVVGALEGAAAVLLVIPDKRTRFLGATTLMFVLTGAVTTHIVHHDPTVESWAAPTHLLVMGILALANWPADWRDLVRSSHAAPTARTPRPSEERARAHQCGGTP from the coding sequence ATGTCCAAGCGACTCATGACCGTCCTGTACTGGTTCCTGGCCCTCGAGTTCGCGCTGGGTGCCGTGACCAAGTGCTGGCCGGGAGACACGATCTTCAGCTCGGCCTACTCCACGAAGTTCGAGGAGTGGGGATACCCGTCCTGGATGCGCTTCGTGGTCGGCGCGCTGGAGGGCGCAGCCGCCGTCCTGCTCGTGATCCCGGACAAGCGGACCCGCTTCCTGGGCGCCACCACGCTGATGTTCGTGCTCACCGGCGCGGTCACCACCCACATCGTCCACCACGACCCGACGGTGGAGAGCTGGGCCGCACCGACCCACCTCCTCGTCATGGGCATCCTCGCGCTGGCCAACTGGCCCGCCGACTGGCGAGACCTCGTACGGAGCTCCCACGCCGCCCCGACGGCCCGAACCCCGCGTCCCTCCGAGGAAAGGGCGAGGGCGCACCAGTGTGGAGGGACTCCCTGA
- a CDS encoding DUF4240 domain-containing protein, with amino-acid sequence MNEDAFWQLIEDCRPTEPDPDADLLADTLTERLARSPLSLVIGFAEQLSWALYQLDRTEYGHDLSADAFLYTRAAVVAAGRTEFDEVLRDAAAFTPYATDLVWAESLLSAPDRAYRSITGEEWDRRTRYSYESYANTEGWAD; translated from the coding sequence ATGAACGAAGACGCCTTCTGGCAGCTCATCGAAGACTGCAGACCAACGGAACCCGACCCGGACGCCGACCTCCTTGCGGACACCCTGACCGAGCGGCTCGCGCGGTCACCCTTGTCGCTGGTCATCGGCTTCGCCGAACAACTCTCATGGGCGCTCTACCAGCTGGACCGCACAGAGTACGGACACGACCTGAGCGCGGACGCGTTTCTCTACACACGTGCCGCGGTCGTCGCGGCCGGCCGCACCGAGTTCGACGAGGTCCTCAGAGACGCCGCGGCCTTCACGCCGTACGCCACCGACCTCGTCTGGGCCGAGAGCCTGCTCTCCGCACCGGACCGGGCGTACAGAAGCATCACCGGCGAGGAGTGGGACCGCCGCACGCGGTACTCCTACGAGTCGTACGCGAACACCGAAGGCTGGGCCGACTGA
- a CDS encoding HIT family protein, with product MNDRLGAAERGENPTVLARMRTGWAVIGDVQHLPGYCLLLYAGQADHLTDLPRPERARFLFDLSLLGEAVEAACRRHDSDFRRLNYEVLGNSWEHLHGHVHARYDWEPPALRHGPVWRYGSERTDPVHRLDARHDELRAAITGELTKLLPDAYETS from the coding sequence ATGAACGACCGTTTGGGTGCCGCCGAGCGGGGCGAGAACCCCACCGTGCTGGCCCGCATGAGGACGGGCTGGGCCGTCATCGGCGACGTCCAGCACCTCCCCGGCTACTGCCTCCTGTTGTACGCGGGCCAGGCGGATCACCTGACCGATCTCCCCCGACCGGAGCGAGCCCGCTTCCTGTTCGACCTCTCCCTCCTCGGAGAAGCCGTCGAGGCAGCCTGCCGACGGCACGACTCGGACTTCCGCCGCCTCAACTACGAAGTGCTGGGCAACTCTTGGGAGCACCTCCACGGCCACGTCCACGCCCGCTACGACTGGGAGCCCCCGGCCCTCCGGCACGGCCCCGTCTGGCGCTACGGGAGCGAGCGAACAGACCCGGTCCACCGGCTGGACGCACGACATGACGAACTGCGCGCCGCGATCACCGGCGAGCTCACGAAGCTGTTGCCCGACGCGTACGAAACGAGCTGA
- a CDS encoding GNAT family N-acetyltransferase — MLAEALAGRSPVDGGWWDELEAPVTEVICDATDQVLGAVSYARRPSDQSGFILWLHCREDEGLAEALISRALHRLGTGTVHAFEFASALTLGLEGLPARHRPATLKALEAAGFTGRDSWRYMRADLPVAGLPRAERCTVEECEDPPGRRLEVRDGAELLAEATIGRPVDGVGVLWWIGVAQAARGRGTGLALLGSALDELAGIGAREVILYVDDDAPPGDTERDRTAANGLYDRAGFTEVDRLHCFTRGS, encoded by the coding sequence ATGCTGGCCGAGGCGCTGGCGGGCCGCTCACCGGTCGACGGCGGATGGTGGGACGAGCTTGAGGCGCCCGTCACGGAGGTGATCTGTGACGCGACGGACCAGGTGCTCGGCGCCGTCTCGTACGCAAGGCGCCCTTCGGACCAGTCCGGGTTCATCCTGTGGCTGCACTGCCGAGAGGACGAGGGCCTGGCCGAGGCCCTGATCTCCCGGGCGCTCCACCGGCTCGGCACGGGCACGGTGCACGCCTTCGAGTTCGCCTCCGCCCTCACCCTCGGGCTGGAGGGCCTGCCGGCCCGCCACCGCCCCGCGACGCTCAAGGCCCTCGAAGCCGCTGGGTTCACCGGTCGCGACTCGTGGCGCTACATGCGCGCGGACCTGCCGGTCGCGGGACTCCCGCGCGCCGAGCGCTGCACCGTGGAGGAGTGCGAGGACCCTCCGGGCCGGCGACTGGAGGTCCGTGACGGCGCGGAACTCCTCGCGGAGGCCACCATCGGCCGCCCCGTCGACGGCGTCGGAGTGCTGTGGTGGATCGGCGTGGCCCAGGCCGCCCGCGGGCGAGGCACGGGCCTGGCGCTGCTCGGCTCGGCCCTCGACGAGCTGGCCGGGATCGGTGCCCGCGAGGTGATCCTCTACGTCGACGACGACGCCCCGCCCGGCGACACCGAACGCGACCGCACCGCTGCCAACGGCCTGTACGACCGGGCCGGTTTCACCGAGGTCGACCGGCTGCACTGCTTCACCCGCGGTTCGTAG
- a CDS encoding HEAT repeat domain-containing protein, with protein sequence MLNRLYLGDVTSDAPSPFERRALELFLDWAAQEEHPDVLTAVLHGLGEHEDPRIEPLGLRFLAHSAPSVRTGVIATLSTVYSERSGRTTFTPEGLNALLVLAQDTGTSVRQAAGYQLAHSLNPDPAVGDTLAGLLDDEDQHTRIWVAFGLAVRDDPRCVEGADKVGPVDDRPSWSWILDAPARYEERRKARGGPTSGE encoded by the coding sequence GTGCTGAACCGCCTCTACCTCGGGGACGTCACGTCAGACGCCCCAAGCCCTTTCGAACGACGCGCCCTTGAACTGTTCCTCGACTGGGCCGCGCAAGAGGAACACCCGGACGTCCTCACCGCGGTCCTGCACGGACTCGGCGAACACGAGGATCCGAGGATCGAACCGCTGGGGCTTCGCTTCCTCGCCCACTCCGCTCCCTCGGTGCGTACGGGGGTCATCGCGACACTGAGCACCGTGTACTCGGAGAGGTCCGGGCGGACGACGTTCACCCCCGAGGGGCTGAACGCCCTCCTCGTGCTGGCCCAGGACACCGGCACCTCCGTTCGCCAGGCCGCCGGCTACCAGCTCGCACACAGCCTCAACCCGGATCCCGCCGTGGGGGACACACTGGCCGGTCTGCTCGACGACGAGGATCAGCACACGCGCATCTGGGTCGCATTCGGGCTGGCCGTGCGGGACGATCCGAGGTGCGTCGAAGGCGCCGACAAGGTGGGTCCCGTCGACGACCGCCCCTCTTGGTCCTGGATCCTCGACGCGCCCGCACGGTACGAGGAGCGCCGGAAGGCACGGGGTGGACCGACGAGCGGCGAGTGA